A portion of the Algisphaera agarilytica genome contains these proteins:
- a CDS encoding metal-dependent transcriptional regulator, protein MPSVTVENYLKQVCLEQSRRGGDELVPMGRLAEAVGVTPGTATTMVKSLAEADLLRYAPRAGVELTPAGRRLAHRVLRRHRLVELFLVEVLHMDWSEVHEEAEELEHTISDKVLDRIDELLGHPATDPHGSPIPRADQPLIREDSVALASAPVEQTLTVTRIVDHDPEFLRFAEANGLMPGAKTRITQHLPHADAVTVETENHEPVTLGLAAAARVLVQSEDDDVT, encoded by the coding sequence CCAGCGTTACCGTTGAGAACTATTTGAAACAGGTCTGTCTCGAGCAGTCCCGGCGTGGCGGCGACGAACTCGTGCCGATGGGCCGACTCGCCGAGGCTGTTGGGGTGACGCCGGGCACCGCGACCACGATGGTGAAGTCGCTCGCCGAGGCCGACCTGCTGCGATACGCCCCGCGGGCCGGGGTGGAATTGACCCCCGCCGGGCGACGGCTGGCCCACCGGGTACTCCGCCGACACCGTCTGGTCGAACTCTTTCTCGTCGAGGTCCTGCACATGGACTGGTCCGAGGTCCACGAGGAAGCCGAGGAACTCGAGCACACCATCTCCGACAAAGTGCTCGACCGCATCGACGAACTGCTGGGCCACCCCGCCACCGACCCGCACGGCTCACCGATCCCGCGGGCCGATCAACCGCTGATCCGCGAAGACTCGGTTGCCCTCGCCTCGGCTCCGGTCGAACAAACGCTCACCGTCACGCGCATCGTGGACCACGACCCCGAGTTCCTGCGCTTCGCCGAAGCGAACGGCCTCATGCCCGGGGCCAAGACCAGGATCACCCAACACCTCCCCCACGCCGATGCGGTCACCGTCGAAACCGAAAACCATGAGCCGGTGACGCTCGGGCTCGCGGCCGCGGCACGGGTGCTCGTGCAATCGGAAGACGACGACGTAACCTGA
- a CDS encoding AAA family ATPase — protein MHQLERLRSNIQSCFLGNQQAIDKVIICLLAKGHVLIEDVPGVGKTTLAIALSKSLDGSLSRIQLTPDMLPADILGVTIWDQQKAEFSFKAGPIFSNVVLADEINRTTPRTQSALLEAMNESQVSMDGITRKLLDPFIVIATQNPVEFEGTYFLPESQLDRFLMRISLGYPSPADEARVLTLDPRRTALAELKPVMTAQELVELQKQAEAVSVDSTLVDYVVAIANATRTHDQLQIGVSPRGSLALIRAVKATALVHGRDYATPEDVTSNVNPVFAHRCVTKTYMHEADGVASHRVLKEILETVPSPV, from the coding sequence ATGCACCAACTCGAACGCCTGCGCTCCAACATCCAGTCCTGCTTCCTGGGCAACCAACAGGCGATCGACAAGGTGATCATTTGTCTGCTCGCCAAGGGCCACGTGTTGATCGAGGATGTGCCGGGCGTGGGCAAGACCACGCTCGCGATCGCGCTGTCCAAGTCGCTCGACGGCAGCCTCTCGCGCATCCAGCTCACCCCCGACATGCTCCCGGCCGACATCCTGGGCGTCACCATCTGGGACCAGCAGAAGGCCGAGTTCAGCTTCAAGGCGGGCCCGATCTTTTCCAACGTCGTCCTCGCCGACGAGATCAACCGCACCACCCCGCGGACGCAGTCGGCCCTGCTCGAAGCGATGAACGAGTCGCAGGTCTCGATGGACGGCATCACCCGCAAGCTGCTCGACCCGTTTATCGTGATCGCCACGCAGAACCCTGTTGAGTTTGAGGGCACCTACTTCCTGCCCGAGTCGCAGCTCGACCGCTTCCTCATGCGGATCAGCCTGGGCTACCCCAGCCCGGCCGACGAGGCCCGCGTGTTGACCCTCGACCCGCGCCGCACCGCGTTGGCGGAACTCAAGCCGGTGATGACCGCCCAGGAACTCGTCGAGCTGCAGAAACAAGCCGAGGCGGTGTCGGTCGATTCGACGCTGGTGGACTACGTGGTCGCCATCGCCAACGCCACGCGCACCCACGACCAGCTCCAGATCGGCGTCAGCCCGCGGGGTTCGTTGGCGCTCATCCGTGCGGTCAAAGCCACCGCACTCGTGCACGGCCGTGACTACGCCACCCCCGAAGATGTCACCAGCAACGTGAACCCCGTCTTCGCTCACCGCTGCGTGACCAAGACCTACATGCACGAGGCCGACGGCGTGGCGAGCCACCGCGTGCTCAAAGAAATCCTGGAAACCGTGCCCAGCCCGGTTTGA
- the cdaA gene encoding diadenylate cyclase CdaA, with product MPRRLLNNLLENLEQVWARVQNYLETELWAVCFELAVIWVVVYLILRFLRGTRGARVIKGVAIILIIGTLSIQIVGGADQLERLSFLYSGFLGFISFALVIVFQPEIRRALVRLGEARFFRQAGLRKARVVEELLGSIQYLSRNKVGALIAIERQVGLGGIVEAGIRVDADVTKELLNTIFWPGSALHDMGVVLRGDRIVAAGVQFPLAEGDSVEQELGSRHRAAIGLSSEVDALILVVSEETGTISVAERGTLTRHLTIEDLRRVLTKGMTEVTLDEPSAIDEEDPSSSTSSSSAKPAA from the coding sequence ATGCCAAGACGCCTGCTGAATAACCTGTTGGAGAACCTCGAGCAGGTCTGGGCGCGTGTTCAGAACTACCTGGAGACCGAGTTGTGGGCGGTGTGTTTCGAGCTCGCGGTGATCTGGGTGGTGGTGTATCTGATCCTGCGGTTCCTGCGCGGCACGCGCGGGGCCCGGGTCATCAAGGGCGTGGCGATCATCCTGATCATCGGCACGCTCTCCATCCAAATCGTCGGCGGCGCCGATCAGCTCGAACGCCTGAGCTTCCTGTATTCCGGCTTCCTGGGCTTCATCTCGTTCGCGTTGGTGATCGTGTTCCAGCCGGAGATCCGCCGGGCGCTGGTGCGCTTGGGCGAGGCCCGGTTCTTCCGCCAAGCGGGGCTGCGTAAAGCCCGCGTCGTTGAAGAACTGCTCGGGTCGATCCAATACCTCTCACGCAACAAGGTCGGGGCGCTCATCGCGATCGAACGGCAAGTGGGCCTGGGCGGGATCGTCGAAGCCGGCATCCGCGTCGATGCCGACGTGACCAAGGAACTGCTCAACACGATCTTCTGGCCCGGCTCGGCGTTGCACGACATGGGCGTGGTCCTCCGCGGCGACCGCATCGTCGCCGCGGGTGTGCAGTTCCCCCTGGCCGAGGGCGACAGCGTCGAGCAAGAGCTCGGGTCTCGCCACCGCGCCGCCATCGGGCTCTCCAGCGAAGTCGATGCGCTGATCCTGGTCGTCTCCGAAGAGACCGGCACCATCAGCGTCGCCGAACGCGGCACGCTCACCCGCCACCTGACCATCGAAGACCTCCGCCGGGTCCTCACCAAGGGCATGACCGAGGTCACCCTCGACGAACCCAGCGCGATCGACGAGGAAGACCCGTCCTCCAGCACCAGCAGCTCCTCGGCCAAGCCCGCCGCCTAA